A single Thermaerobacter sp. FW80 DNA region contains:
- the ispE gene encoding 4-(cytidine 5'-diphospho)-2-C-methyl-D-erythritol kinase, protein MGLRAACGTAAVTGVLRIRAYAKINLHLRIGPRRGDGYHEIDSILHRISWYDDLELRLRRDGQIRLAVEPAPDAAVPEADPRAAGAGASPAAAVQVGGGGVPTGPANLAWRAARLLQEACGLSLGADIRLVKRIAAGSGLGGGSADAAAVLRALRRLWRVALDAATLRRLAERLGADVPFLVGGRAARVRGKGERIQPLPAWPGLAVVLVPVQRMVSTAWAYAQWDRWRPRAAEDGWRPDGGAVAAAVARRDLDALARLARNDFEPLVAAHVPEVGAAVDALYREGAVLARMSGSGPAVWGIFAREEAARRACQRLADAFAGVRLVRTL, encoded by the coding sequence GTGGGACTCCGGGCAGCGTGCGGCACGGCGGCCGTCACCGGGGTGCTGCGGATCCGGGCGTACGCGAAGATCAACCTCCACCTGCGCATCGGGCCGCGGCGCGGCGACGGCTACCACGAGATCGATTCCATCCTGCACCGGATCAGCTGGTACGACGATCTGGAGCTGCGGCTCCGGAGGGACGGGCAGATCCGGTTGGCGGTCGAACCCGCCCCCGACGCCGCCGTCCCGGAGGCCGATCCGCGCGCCGCGGGCGCCGGGGCGTCGCCTGCCGCCGCGGTCCAGGTGGGGGGCGGCGGCGTGCCGACGGGACCGGCCAACCTGGCGTGGCGTGCCGCGCGCCTGCTGCAGGAGGCGTGCGGGCTCTCCCTGGGAGCGGACATCCGTCTCGTCAAGCGCATCGCCGCGGGGTCGGGACTGGGCGGCGGCAGCGCCGATGCCGCCGCCGTGTTGCGCGCCCTGCGGCGCCTCTGGCGGGTCGCCCTCGATGCGGCCACCCTGCGCCGGCTGGCGGAGCGGCTGGGGGCCGACGTGCCCTTCCTGGTGGGTGGCCGGGCGGCCCGGGTCCGCGGCAAGGGGGAGCGGATCCAGCCGTTGCCCGCGTGGCCCGGCTTGGCGGTGGTGCTGGTGCCCGTGCAGCGGATGGTGTCGACCGCCTGGGCGTATGCCCAATGGGACCGGTGGCGGCCGCGGGCGGCCGAGGACGGTTGGCGGCCCGACGGTGGCGCCGTCGCCGCGGCGGTGGCCCGCCGCGACCTGGACGCCCTGGCCCGCCTGGCGCGGAACGACTTCGAGCCCCTGGTCGCCGCCCACGTCCCGGAGGTGGGCGCCGCGGTCGACGCCCTGTACCGCGAGGGGGCCGTGCTAGCGCGGATGAGCGGCAGCGGGCCGGCGGTGTGGGGGATCTTCGCGCGGGAGGAGGCCGCGCGCCGGGCCTGCCAGCGCCTGGCCGACGCCTTTGCCGGGGTGCGCCTGGTCCGGACGCTCTGA
- a CDS encoding NTP transferase domain-containing protein, translating to MAEGAEDVQGSVDHGIGAVILAGRRNTGALRAIHPAEWEGLVPLAGRPMAAWVAAACLAAPSLGAVVLVGPDPGSDDAELAGARAAGRLRVVRPGADLLGNVRIGLEALREALPGAVGALLVTGDVPLVTGAMLERFLAAVPPGADIAYPIARRETVEARFPGASRTYVRLGDGEFTGGNALYLRLAAAPQALRWAESLYAARKQPWKLALLFGPAVLWRVLTRRATVAELERRLGGLAGLRGHAVEVVDPELVMDVDKVADYRQAEARLRAAAGSSGDGPRGAGPGGWGAVAPGGGRTLG from the coding sequence ATGGCGGAAGGGGCGGAGGACGTGCAAGGCAGCGTGGATCACGGGATCGGGGCGGTGATCCTGGCGGGCCGCCGCAATACGGGGGCGTTGCGGGCGATCCACCCGGCGGAGTGGGAGGGCCTGGTCCCGCTGGCCGGCCGGCCGATGGCGGCCTGGGTGGCGGCGGCGTGCCTCGCCGCGCCGTCGCTGGGCGCCGTGGTGCTGGTGGGGCCGGATCCGGGATCCGACGATGCGGAGCTGGCCGGCGCCCGCGCCGCGGGCAGGCTCCGGGTGGTCCGCCCGGGCGCGGACCTGCTCGGCAACGTGCGCATCGGCCTCGAAGCCCTGCGGGAGGCGCTGCCCGGTGCGGTCGGGGCCTTGCTGGTCACGGGCGACGTGCCGCTGGTCACCGGCGCGATGCTGGAGCGGTTCCTGGCGGCCGTCCCGCCCGGCGCCGATATCGCCTATCCCATCGCCCGGCGGGAAACGGTCGAAGCCCGCTTCCCCGGCGCCAGCCGGACCTATGTGCGCCTGGGCGACGGCGAGTTCACCGGCGGCAACGCCCTGTACCTGCGGCTGGCGGCGGCTCCCCAGGCCCTGCGGTGGGCGGAGTCGCTGTATGCCGCCCGCAAGCAGCCGTGGAAGCTGGCCTTGCTGTTCGGGCCCGCCGTGCTCTGGCGCGTCCTTACGCGGCGGGCGACGGTGGCCGAGCTGGAGCGGCGCCTCGGCGGCCTGGCCGGGCTGCGGGGCCACGCCGTCGAGGTGGTCGATCCGGAGCTGGTGATGGACGTGGACAAGGTGGCGGACTACCGCCAGGCGGAGGCCCGGCTGCGGGCGGCCGCCGGTTCGTCCGGCGACGGGCCCCGGGGAGCGGGGCCAGGGGGGTGGGGGGCGGTGGCGCCCGGAGGAGGACGAACCCTTGGCTAA